The Methanoculleus sp. SDB genome includes a window with the following:
- a CDS encoding iron ABC transporter has translation MKPRTVFTIAVLLVMMLVSVLITVTMGPTELSLQAILTDRTASMVFFDIRLPRVITAFLVGCGLAVAGTAMQGLFKNSMADPYIIGTSSGAALGAAVSIVLLGAKGLPIFAFIGATGATFTVYILATRKGRAPVETLLLTGVALSMFFSAFLSFLMYSAGNSLHQIIFWLMGGFWTVEWSDVRTALLILIGSLVLFVFSRDLNILSLGEEEAVHLGVNVERLKKILLLFSSFITGIAVSIAGAIGFIGLITPHIMRLIVGPDHRLLLPSAMIAGGLFLLWADTIARSFANEMPVGVITSFVGAPFFVYLLRRRMNA, from the coding sequence CTCCTTGTCATGATGCTGGTGAGCGTGCTGATCACCGTCACAATGGGACCTACGGAGCTCTCGCTGCAGGCGATCCTCACTGATCGCACCGCATCGATGGTTTTCTTCGATATCCGCCTCCCGCGGGTCATCACCGCCTTTCTGGTCGGGTGCGGGCTTGCCGTGGCGGGTACCGCCATGCAGGGACTCTTCAAGAACTCGATGGCCGATCCCTATATCATCGGCACGTCGTCCGGCGCAGCGTTGGGGGCGGCGGTTTCCATTGTGCTGCTCGGGGCGAAGGGACTTCCGATTTTCGCCTTTATCGGGGCAACCGGCGCCACTTTCACGGTCTATATTCTCGCAACCCGCAAGGGGAGGGCACCCGTTGAAACCCTTCTCCTCACGGGTGTCGCGCTCTCGATGTTCTTCTCGGCTTTTCTCTCATTTCTTATGTATTCAGCCGGAAACAGCCTTCACCAGATCATATTCTGGCTGATGGGCGGTTTCTGGACCGTTGAATGGTCCGACGTCCGGACCGCCCTCCTGATCCTTATCGGAAGCCTCGTTCTGTTCGTCTTCTCCCGTGACCTCAATATCCTCTCGCTGGGGGAGGAGGAGGCAGTACATCTCGGCGTCAATGTAGAGCGTCTCAAGAAGATACTCCTTTTATTCAGCTCCTTTATCACCGGAATCGCTGTCTCTATTGCCGGAGCCATCGGGTTCATCGGCCTCATCACCCCCCATATCATGCGGCTGATCGTTGGGCCCGACCACCGGCTGCTCCTCCCCTCCGCAATGATCGCGGGAGGGCTCTTCCTCCTCTGGGCTGATACGATCGCACGGAGTTTTGCAAACGAGATGCCGGTGGGAGTCATCACCTCGTTCGTCGGCGCCCCCTTCTTTGTCTACCTGCTCAGGAGGAGGATGAACGCATGA